A region of Hyphomicrobiales bacterium DNA encodes the following proteins:
- a CDS encoding putative quinol monooxygenase, with the protein MAENKVLVFASFRPKSGQEKEVETILRGMVAPTRNEPGNECYDLYKRQVSREGEHSYHLFEKYRDGEALQAHRDSEHYKNYRSAIGDHLAEPIGVIVLEAVDAAS; encoded by the coding sequence GTGGCCGAAAACAAGGTCTTGGTATTTGCGTCTTTTCGGCCGAAATCCGGGCAGGAAAAGGAGGTCGAGACGATTCTGCGGGGTATGGTTGCGCCGACCCGCAACGAGCCGGGCAACGAGTGCTACGACCTGTATAAGCGCCAAGTCAGCCGCGAGGGGGAACATAGCTACCATCTGTTCGAGAAGTATCGCGACGGCGAGGCGCTGCAAGCACACCGGGACAGCGAACACTACAAGAATTACCGCAGCGCGATCGGCGATCATCTCGCCGAACCGATCGGTGTCATCGTTCTTGAAGCCGTCGACGCAGCGAGCTGA